A single genomic interval of Zunongwangia sp. HGR-M22 harbors:
- a CDS encoding phospho-sugar mutase, protein MSQVKPEILAKAQTWLTDVFDEDTKKEINQLIENNPSELEDSFYKNAAFGTGGMRGVMGVGTNRINKYTLGKNTQGLSNYLKREFSGEALKVAIAYDCRNNSKELAQVVADVFSANDIEVFLFSDLRPTPELSFAVKHLDCHCGIVLTASHNPPEYNGYKVYWQDGGQLVPPQDKDLVEEINGLEYEAISFDAKSDLIHKIDKDVDEAFIEASVANGSFDTSAEAKADLGVVFTSLHGTSITMAPPVLEKAGFTNVTIVEEQREPDGNFPTVKSPNPEEPEALKMALDIAEEKGADIVIGTDPDCDRLGIAVRNNENKLELLNGNQTMLVMSWFLLEQWKKANKMDGNEFIASTIVSTPMLKNLSEAYGVEYKEVLTGFKWIAKLIKDHPELDFIGGGEESFGYMVGDFVRDKDAVTSTLLACEISAFLKAQGSSFYKKLLELYTTYGLYKEELISLVKKGISGEQEIKQMLIDLREKPWETIDGEKVVLVEDYQSSIAKNQNDHTESEISIPKSNVLIYYTENGTKIAARPSGTEPKIKFYFSVNTSLDSVSDFEEKNQELKDKISRIKAELQLG, encoded by the coding sequence ATGTCACAAGTAAAACCTGAAATTTTAGCGAAAGCCCAAACCTGGCTTACCGATGTATTTGATGAAGATACCAAAAAAGAAATCAACCAACTTATAGAAAACAACCCTTCTGAGTTAGAAGATAGTTTTTATAAAAATGCAGCTTTTGGTACAGGAGGGATGCGCGGAGTGATGGGCGTTGGTACTAACAGAATCAATAAATATACATTAGGAAAAAACACACAGGGACTTTCTAATTATCTTAAAAGAGAATTTTCAGGCGAAGCACTAAAAGTGGCAATTGCTTACGATTGTAGAAATAATAGTAAAGAACTGGCACAGGTTGTTGCCGATGTCTTTTCTGCAAATGATATTGAAGTTTTTTTATTTTCAGATTTGCGCCCTACACCAGAATTATCTTTTGCTGTTAAGCATTTAGATTGCCACTGCGGAATTGTTTTAACCGCTAGCCATAACCCACCAGAATATAATGGCTATAAGGTTTACTGGCAAGATGGTGGCCAATTGGTTCCGCCTCAAGATAAAGATTTAGTTGAAGAAATTAATGGTTTGGAGTACGAAGCGATTAGCTTTGATGCTAAAAGCGATTTGATTCATAAAATCGATAAAGATGTAGATGAAGCCTTTATTGAAGCTTCCGTAGCTAATGGAAGTTTTGATACTTCTGCTGAAGCTAAAGCAGATCTTGGTGTTGTTTTTACTTCTTTACACGGTACTTCGATTACCATGGCTCCGCCGGTATTAGAAAAAGCTGGTTTTACCAATGTTACTATTGTTGAAGAACAAAGAGAACCAGATGGAAATTTCCCAACAGTAAAATCTCCGAATCCGGAAGAGCCGGAAGCTTTAAAAATGGCTTTGGATATTGCTGAAGAAAAAGGAGCTGATATCGTGATAGGAACAGATCCAGATTGCGACAGACTAGGAATTGCAGTTAGAAATAACGAAAATAAACTAGAGCTTTTAAACGGAAACCAAACGATGTTGGTGATGTCCTGGTTCCTATTAGAGCAATGGAAGAAAGCAAATAAAATGGATGGTAATGAGTTTATTGCCTCTACCATCGTTTCGACACCAATGCTAAAGAATTTATCTGAAGCTTACGGCGTAGAATATAAAGAAGTGTTAACCGGCTTTAAATGGATCGCAAAACTTATTAAAGATCATCCAGAATTAGATTTTATTGGTGGTGGCGAAGAAAGCTTTGGTTATATGGTTGGAGATTTTGTACGTGATAAAGACGCGGTAACCTCTACCCTACTTGCTTGCGAAATTTCAGCATTTCTAAAAGCTCAGGGAAGTTCGTTCTACAAAAAACTATTAGAGCTTTATACTACTTACGGTTTGTACAAAGAAGAATTAATTTCTTTGGTTAAAAAAGGAATATCAGGTGAGCAGGAAATCAAACAAATGCTTATCGACCTAAGAGAAAAACCTTGGGAAACTATTGATGGAGAAAAAGTGGTTTTAGTTGAGGATTATCAATCTTCTATTGCGAAAAACCAAAACGATCATACCGAAAGTGAAATCAGTATACCAAAATCTAATGTACTTATTTATTACACTGAAAACGGAACTAAAATTGCGGCACGACCAAGTGGAACTGAGCCTAAAATTAAATTCTATTTCAGTGTAAATACTTCTTTAGATAGCGTGAGTGATTTTGAAGAAAAGAATCAGGAATTAAAAGATAAGATCAGCCGAATTAAAGCTGAATTACAACTGGGGTAA
- a CDS encoding WD40/YVTN/BNR-like repeat-containing protein, whose amino-acid sequence MKKVWMMALLAFAACKNDTKLTETSLNEKKEISAHDTFESFKIEPILENDSLSIRAIEVIGNNLAFAANNGTYGLYNSATGNWKLSQQKYDTLKPEFRAVASTSTDFFMLSVANPALLYKTGDDGKMKLVYKEENEKVFYDAIAFWNDKEGIAMGDPTEDCLSIIVTRDGGNSWEKIDCEKLPKAAEGEAAFAASNSNIAIEGDNVWILSGGMKSRVFHSADKGKTWEVADTPLKQGKSTLGGYSMDFYDTENGIIIGGNYEDPDGNTGNKAITKDGGKTWNLIADGEEPNYKSSVRYVPNRNGKEIVATGFTGISYSKDAGETWKKLSDEGFYTIRFLNDSTAFAAGSKRISKIYFQ is encoded by the coding sequence ATGAAGAAAGTCTGGATGATGGCTTTATTAGCTTTCGCGGCCTGTAAAAATGATACTAAATTAACCGAAACAAGTTTAAACGAAAAAAAAGAAATAAGTGCTCATGATACTTTTGAGAGCTTTAAAATCGAGCCTATTTTAGAAAATGATTCTTTAAGTATAAGAGCAATCGAAGTTATTGGGAATAATCTGGCTTTTGCCGCAAATAATGGGACTTACGGACTATATAATTCTGCCACAGGTAACTGGAAGTTATCTCAGCAAAAATATGATACTTTAAAACCAGAATTTAGAGCAGTAGCCAGTACAAGTACAGATTTTTTTATGCTAAGTGTTGCTAATCCGGCGCTGCTTTATAAAACCGGTGATGACGGTAAGATGAAGTTAGTTTATAAAGAAGAGAACGAAAAAGTGTTTTATGATGCCATTGCTTTTTGGAATGATAAGGAAGGAATTGCCATGGGCGATCCTACTGAAGATTGCCTGTCTATAATTGTAACTAGAGATGGTGGTAATTCCTGGGAAAAAATTGATTGTGAGAAACTTCCAAAAGCGGCTGAAGGTGAAGCGGCATTTGCAGCTAGTAACTCTAATATTGCAATAGAAGGTGATAATGTTTGGATCTTGAGTGGCGGAATGAAATCACGAGTTTTCCACTCTGCCGACAAGGGCAAAACATGGGAAGTTGCAGATACTCCGCTTAAACAAGGAAAATCAACTTTGGGCGGTTATAGCATGGATTTTTATGATACTGAAAACGGAATAATCATTGGCGGAAATTACGAAGATCCAGATGGAAACACAGGAAACAAAGCCATCACAAAAGACGGCGGGAAAACGTGGAATCTTATTGCTGACGGTGAAGAACCAAATTATAAAAGTAGTGTGCGTTATGTTCCAAATAGAAACGGAAAAGAAATTGTAGCAACTGGTTTTACAGGAATTTCTTATTCTAAAGATGCGGGAGAAACCTGGAAAAAGTTAAGCGATGAAGGTTTCTATACCATTCGGTTTTTAAACGATTCAACTGCTTTTGCGGCGGGATCTAAACGAATTTCGAAAATTTATTTTCAATAA
- a CDS encoding ABC transporter ATP-binding protein, giving the protein MSYLKKVLQFAKPYKRYAILNIISNIFYALFSTLSFLAFIPMLQVLFQVNDPVTEKPIWDGNWGTLKDFAETYANFFLNQRIEQYGQISALITICILIIILFFIKNLFNYMAMYFIASLRNGMLRDIRNRIYDKITELPISFFSEKRKGDTISRITSDVQEIQSSFLSMLEMFVKEPLTLLFTLIGMLIISWELTLFVLIFLPISGLIISSIGKKLKAKSTSAQQENAHFLSIVEETLSSLKIIKGFNAEGKFKLKFHESTNRLNNILNALLHRQNLASPMSEFLGVMVITVVLWFGGKMVLIDQTMDAATFIGFLVLTYNILTPAKAISKATYSVQKGNASAERILEIIETETNLKDAPNAIKKESFDTKIEVNNINFKYEKELVLKNFSMSVPKGQTIALVGQSGSGKSTIANLITRFYDVNDGSIKIDGTDIREISKHSLRNLMGLVTQDSILFNDTIRNNVALGKDNATEDEIINALKIANAWEFISTMPQGLDTNIGDSGNKLSGGQKQRLSIARAVLKNPPIMILDEATSALDTQSEKLVQQALENMMRNRTSVVIAHRLSTIQNADNIIVMQRGQIVEQGKHEDLLAKKGTYQKLVEMQSFA; this is encoded by the coding sequence ATGAGTTATTTAAAAAAAGTTCTTCAGTTTGCGAAACCATATAAGCGTTACGCAATTCTGAATATTATTAGTAATATTTTTTATGCACTATTTAGCACCTTATCATTTTTGGCATTTATCCCGATGCTGCAAGTGCTATTTCAAGTAAATGATCCCGTAACTGAAAAACCAATTTGGGATGGTAATTGGGGAACATTAAAAGATTTTGCTGAAACGTATGCGAACTTTTTTTTAAACCAAAGGATAGAACAATATGGGCAGATTTCTGCCCTTATTACTATCTGTATTTTGATAATTATTCTATTTTTTATCAAAAACCTATTTAATTATATGGCGATGTACTTTATCGCCTCATTAAGAAACGGAATGTTACGTGATATACGTAATCGCATTTACGATAAGATTACAGAACTTCCTATTTCTTTTTTTTCTGAAAAACGTAAAGGAGATACTATCTCTAGAATTACGAGCGATGTACAGGAAATTCAGTCTTCTTTTCTTAGCATGTTAGAAATGTTTGTAAAAGAGCCCCTAACATTGCTCTTTACACTAATAGGAATGCTAATTATTAGTTGGGAACTCACACTTTTTGTGCTTATTTTCTTACCTATTTCTGGGTTAATTATTTCTTCTATTGGGAAAAAGCTCAAAGCAAAGTCAACCAGCGCTCAACAAGAAAATGCGCATTTTTTATCGATTGTTGAAGAAACACTTTCCAGCCTAAAAATTATAAAAGGTTTTAATGCTGAAGGAAAGTTTAAATTGAAATTTCACGAAAGCACCAATAGATTAAATAATATTCTAAATGCACTGCTTCACCGCCAAAATTTAGCTTCACCTATGAGTGAATTTCTGGGAGTTATGGTGATCACGGTTGTGCTTTGGTTTGGTGGTAAAATGGTTTTGATCGATCAAACTATGGATGCTGCAACTTTTATTGGTTTTCTGGTTTTAACCTATAATATCCTTACTCCTGCAAAAGCAATTTCTAAAGCAACTTATAGCGTACAAAAAGGAAACGCCAGTGCAGAGCGTATTTTGGAGATTATAGAAACTGAAACTAACTTAAAAGATGCGCCAAATGCGATCAAAAAAGAAAGTTTCGATACAAAAATTGAAGTAAACAATATCAATTTTAAATACGAAAAAGAGTTGGTTTTAAAAAACTTCAGCATGAGTGTTCCCAAAGGACAAACCATTGCTCTTGTTGGCCAATCTGGTAGTGGAAAATCAACAATCGCTAATCTGATAACTCGTTTTTACGATGTAAATGATGGAAGCATTAAAATTGATGGAACCGATATTCGTGAAATTTCGAAACATTCTTTAAGAAATTTAATGGGCCTTGTTACTCAGGATTCTATATTATTTAATGATACTATTCGTAATAATGTGGCCTTGGGAAAAGATAATGCTACAGAAGATGAAATTATCAATGCGCTTAAAATCGCCAATGCCTGGGAATTTATTTCAACAATGCCACAAGGTTTAGATACTAATATTGGAGATTCTGGGAACAAATTAAGTGGCGGACAAAAACAGCGTCTTTCTATTGCCAGAGCGGTACTTAAAAATCCGCCGATAATGATCTTAGACGAAGCAACTTCTGCTTTAGATACCCAAAGTGAAAAGCTAGTTCAGCAGGCTTTAGAAAATATGATGCGTAATAGAACTTCCGTAGTTATTGCTCATCGCTTAAGCACTATTCAAAATGCCGATAATATTATTGTAATGCAGCGCGGTCAAATCGTAGAACAAGGAAAACACGAAGATTTATTGGCTAAAAAAGGAACCTATCAAAAACTGGTCGAAATGCAATCTTTTGCGTAG
- the purL gene encoding phosphoribosylformylglycinamidine synthase has translation MILFFGTQTNKVYAVQMHSQPTAEDISKLNWLFGGAQKYNESALADFFVGPRAAMITPWSTNAVEITQNMGIDGIIRIEEFYKIDENFNDFDPMLSQKYAELNQDIFKIDIQPEAIEEIEDIEAYNQQEGLALNTEEVAYLQGLATKLGRKLTDSEVFGFSQVNSEHCRHKIFNGTFVIDGEEKPSSLFKLIRKTSEENPNEIVSAYKDNVAFVKGPNVEQFAPKSADKPDFYQNTNYDSVISLKAETHNFPTTVEPFNGAATGSGGEIRDRLAGGKGSLPLAGTSVYMTSYSRLEENRPWEKAMEERKWLYQTPMDILIKASNGASDFGNKFGQPLIVGSVLTFEHEEHGRKLGYDKVIMQAGGVGYGKASQAQKDIPQKGDKIVILGGENYRIGMGGAAVSSADTGEFSSGIELNAIQRSNPEMQKRAANAVRGMVEAEENPIVSIHDHGAGGHLNCLSELVEDTGGDIDLDKLPVGDPTLSAKEIIGNESQERMGLVIGEKNIEALKRVADRERSPMYNVGDVTGSHRFTFEGKQSGNKPMDLDLSDMFGSSPKTIMTDKTVSRQYEKLVYSDDNIQEYVKQVLQLEAVACKDWLTNKVDRCVSGRVAKQQTAGPLQLPLNNVGVMALDYKGKDGVATSIGHSPISALVDPVAGSKNSIAEALTNIVWAPLEKGLKSVSLSANWMWPCNNEGEDARLYEAVQGVSDFAISLGINIPTGKDSLSMKQKYKDGDVLSPGTVIISAAGHCDDLTKIVEPVFQKNAGSIYYINLSQDSLKLGGSSFAQILNKIGDEVPTIKDDQKFADAFYNLQGLIKNDMIAAGHDVASGGLITTLLEMCFADQNLGANIDLSALGENDLVKLLFNENSSVVFQATDDAAEKVLAENGIEFFKIGVVSENSKLTIKNASETLNFDVAELRDVWYKTSFLLDQKQSGKEKATERFENYKNQSLSYKFPANFTGKLPEIDPNKPKIKAAIIREKGSNSEREMARAMHLAGFDVKDVHMTDLISGRETLKDIQFIAAVGGFSNSDVLGSAKGWAGAFLYNEKAKTALDNFFKRDDTLSLGVCNGCQLFIELGLINPTHQEKPKMLHNDSHKFECNFTSVEIAENNSVMLGDLAGSKLGIWAAHGEGKFSFPYEESKYNIVGKYGFEGYPANPNGSDFNTAMLTDDSGRHLVMMPHLERSTFSWNWAYYPEDRKNDQVTPWLSAFENAKKWLENK, from the coding sequence ATGATCCTATTCTTCGGAACTCAAACCAACAAGGTTTATGCCGTGCAAATGCACTCTCAGCCAACAGCTGAAGATATTTCTAAATTAAACTGGCTCTTTGGAGGCGCGCAAAAATATAACGAATCTGCTTTGGCAGATTTTTTTGTTGGTCCACGTGCCGCAATGATCACTCCCTGGAGTACCAACGCGGTAGAGATCACCCAAAATATGGGCATCGATGGAATTATTAGAATTGAAGAATTCTATAAAATCGATGAAAATTTTAACGATTTTGATCCTATGCTTTCTCAGAAATATGCTGAATTAAATCAGGATATTTTTAAAATTGACATTCAGCCGGAAGCCATTGAAGAAATCGAAGATATTGAAGCTTATAACCAACAGGAAGGTTTAGCTTTAAATACCGAAGAAGTAGCGTATTTACAAGGCTTAGCTACTAAATTAGGTCGAAAATTAACAGATTCTGAAGTGTTCGGATTTTCTCAGGTAAATTCTGAACATTGTCGCCATAAAATCTTCAACGGAACTTTCGTGATCGATGGTGAAGAAAAACCTTCATCGTTATTTAAACTGATTCGAAAAACTTCCGAAGAAAATCCAAACGAAATTGTTTCAGCTTATAAAGATAATGTCGCCTTTGTAAAAGGACCAAACGTGGAGCAATTTGCTCCTAAATCTGCCGATAAGCCGGATTTCTATCAAAATACAAATTACGACTCCGTAATCTCACTAAAAGCGGAAACACATAATTTCCCAACCACGGTAGAACCTTTTAACGGTGCTGCGACTGGAAGTGGTGGTGAAATTCGTGATCGTCTTGCCGGTGGTAAAGGCTCACTTCCTTTGGCAGGAACCTCAGTTTACATGACTTCGTATTCGAGATTAGAAGAAAATCGACCATGGGAAAAAGCCATGGAAGAGCGTAAGTGGTTATACCAAACGCCAATGGATATCTTAATTAAAGCTTCTAACGGAGCTTCAGATTTTGGTAATAAATTTGGACAACCCTTAATTGTTGGTTCTGTTTTAACTTTTGAGCATGAAGAACACGGCCGTAAATTAGGTTACGATAAAGTAATTATGCAAGCTGGTGGTGTTGGGTATGGCAAAGCAAGCCAAGCGCAAAAAGATATTCCACAAAAAGGGGATAAAATCGTTATTCTTGGTGGTGAAAACTATAGAATTGGAATGGGTGGCGCTGCAGTTTCTTCAGCTGATACCGGAGAATTTAGTAGCGGAATTGAATTAAATGCGATTCAGCGTTCTAACCCAGAAATGCAAAAACGTGCTGCCAATGCAGTACGTGGTATGGTTGAAGCGGAAGAAAACCCGATTGTTTCTATACACGATCACGGTGCCGGTGGTCACTTAAACTGCTTAAGTGAGTTGGTTGAAGACACTGGCGGGGATATCGACTTAGATAAACTTCCGGTGGGAGACCCTACGCTTTCTGCAAAAGAAATTATTGGTAACGAATCTCAAGAACGTATGGGATTGGTTATCGGAGAAAAAAATATTGAAGCACTAAAACGTGTTGCCGATAGAGAACGTTCTCCAATGTACAATGTTGGTGATGTTACCGGTTCACATCGCTTTACTTTCGAAGGAAAACAAAGCGGTAATAAACCTATGGATTTGGATCTTTCAGATATGTTTGGAAGTTCACCAAAAACCATAATGACTGATAAAACGGTTTCTAGACAGTATGAAAAACTAGTATATTCCGACGATAATATTCAGGAATATGTAAAACAAGTTTTACAGTTAGAAGCGGTAGCTTGTAAAGATTGGTTAACCAACAAAGTTGACCGTTGTGTGTCGGGCCGTGTGGCGAAACAACAAACTGCAGGGCCACTACAATTGCCGTTAAATAATGTTGGGGTGATGGCCTTAGATTATAAAGGGAAAGATGGTGTAGCAACTTCTATTGGCCACTCTCCTATCTCGGCTTTAGTAGATCCTGTTGCTGGTTCTAAAAATTCTATTGCTGAAGCACTTACAAATATAGTTTGGGCTCCGCTAGAAAAAGGTTTAAAATCGGTTTCGCTATCTGCAAACTGGATGTGGCCTTGTAATAATGAAGGTGAAGATGCTCGTTTGTATGAAGCAGTACAGGGAGTATCTGACTTTGCTATAAGCTTAGGAATAAACATTCCTACGGGCAAAGATTCGCTTTCTATGAAGCAAAAATATAAAGATGGCGATGTACTTTCTCCGGGGACAGTAATTATTTCGGCTGCAGGACATTGTGATGATCTTACTAAAATTGTAGAACCGGTTTTCCAGAAAAATGCAGGTTCTATTTATTACATCAATCTATCGCAAGATTCGTTAAAATTAGGTGGTTCTTCTTTTGCGCAGATTCTTAATAAAATTGGTGATGAAGTTCCTACGATTAAAGACGATCAAAAATTCGCTGATGCTTTTTATAACCTTCAGGGATTAATTAAAAATGACATGATCGCTGCCGGTCACGATGTAGCTTCAGGCGGATTAATCACTACGCTTTTAGAAATGTGTTTTGCCGATCAAAACCTTGGTGCAAACATCGATCTTTCAGCATTAGGAGAAAACGATCTTGTAAAATTATTATTCAACGAAAATAGCTCGGTTGTTTTCCAGGCGACTGATGATGCTGCGGAAAAAGTTTTAGCCGAAAACGGAATTGAATTCTTTAAGATTGGTGTAGTTTCTGAAAATAGTAAACTGACTATAAAAAATGCTTCGGAAACATTGAATTTCGATGTTGCTGAATTACGTGATGTTTGGTATAAAACGTCTTTCTTATTAGACCAGAAACAAAGCGGAAAAGAAAAAGCGACAGAACGTTTTGAGAACTATAAAAATCAGTCTCTTTCTTATAAATTCCCAGCAAACTTTACCGGAAAACTGCCTGAAATCGATCCTAATAAACCTAAAATTAAGGCAGCGATTATTCGTGAAAAAGGATCAAATTCGGAACGCGAAATGGCCCGCGCCATGCACCTTGCCGGTTTTGATGTAAAAGATGTACACATGACCGATTTAATTAGCGGTCGTGAGACTCTAAAGGATATTCAGTTTATCGCAGCGGTTGGAGGTTTCTCTAATTCCGATGTTTTAGGAAGTGCTAAAGGTTGGGCTGGCGCATTCCTTTACAACGAAAAGGCGAAAACAGCTTTAGATAACTTCTTCAAAAGAGACGATACGTTATCACTTGGTGTTTGTAATGGTTGCCAACTTTTTATCGAATTAGGTTTAATCAACCCTACGCATCAAGAAAAACCAAAAATGTTGCATAACGATTCGCATAAATTTGAGTGTAATTTTACTTCCGTAGAAATTGCTGAAAACAATTCGGTTATGCTTGGCGATCTTGCAGGTAGCAAATTAGGAATCTGGGCAGCTCACGGTGAAGGTAAATTTAGTTTCCCGTATGAAGAATCGAAATATAATATCGTTGGAAAATATGGTTTTGAAGGTTATCCGGCCAATCCAAATGGATCTGACTTTAATACGGCAATGCTAACCGACGACTCTGGTCGCCACCTAGTGATGATGCCGCATTTAGAACGTTCTACATTTTCTTGGAACTGGGCATATTATCCAGAAGATCGAAAAAACGATCAAGTAACGCCATGGCTTAGCGCATTTGAAAACGCTAAAAAATGGTTAGAAAATAAATAA
- a CDS encoding RNA polymerase sigma factor: protein MEKAEDLLIHQLKDKKTSQEAFRKLVSQYKERLYWHIRNMVKDHDDSHDVLQNTFIKIFRNIGQFKGDSKLFSWMYRIATNESITFLNKKAKLQQISSDELQDAIINNLESDVYFEGTAIQLKLQKAIASLPKKQQQVFTMKYFEELKYREMAEILETSEGALKASYHIAVKKIEEFLKTN from the coding sequence TTGGAAAAAGCCGAAGATTTACTTATACATCAATTAAAAGATAAAAAAACTTCTCAGGAAGCTTTTAGGAAACTTGTATCTCAATATAAGGAGCGTTTGTATTGGCATATTAGAAACATGGTTAAAGATCATGATGATTCTCATGATGTACTTCAGAATACTTTTATCAAAATTTTCAGAAATATTGGCCAGTTTAAAGGAGACAGTAAATTATTTTCCTGGATGTATCGAATTGCCACGAACGAATCGATTACATTTTTAAATAAAAAAGCGAAACTTCAACAAATTTCTTCAGACGAACTTCAGGATGCAATAATAAATAATCTTGAAAGTGATGTTTATTTTGAAGGAACAGCGATTCAGCTAAAACTTCAAAAAGCTATAGCTAGTTTACCCAAAAAACAACAACAGGTCTTTACGATGAAATATTTTGAAGAATTGAAGTATAGGGAAATGGCTGAGATTTTAGAAACCAGTGAAGGTGCTCTTAAAGCTTCTTATCATATTGCAGTAAAAAAAATTGAAGAATTTTTAAAAACAAATTAA
- a CDS encoding RsmB/NOP family class I SAM-dependent RNA methyltransferase: MRLHRNLVFATIDALKEIFNEGQYADKVIEKTLKRDKRWGARDRSFIAETTYDIVRWKRLYAEIAEVKEPFSRENLFRLFAVWATLKGITLPDWKQIEDTPTRRIKGRFDALSKIRKFRESIPDWLDELGVAELGEETWEKEIGALNKQAPVIIRANKLKTDATALKKKLSEEGFETINLKDYPDALQLVERANIFKTESFQKGLFEVQDASSQLVADFLGVQPGDRVVDTCAGAGGKSLHLAALMENKGQVIALDIYGNKLKELKRRAKRAGAHNIETRAIDTNKVIKKLHGKADKVLIDAPCSGLGVLSRNPDAKWKLEPEFLDRIRKTQQEIIRQYSKIVKNGGRMVYATCSVLPSENQMQVKDFLASEEGKDFKLIEDQKILSSETSYDGFYMALLERAN, from the coding sequence ATGCGTTTACATAGAAATTTAGTTTTTGCAACTATAGATGCCCTAAAAGAAATTTTTAACGAAGGTCAATATGCCGATAAGGTGATCGAAAAAACTCTAAAACGAGATAAGCGTTGGGGAGCCAGAGATCGTAGTTTTATTGCTGAAACGACTTACGATATCGTAAGATGGAAACGCCTGTATGCTGAAATTGCTGAAGTTAAAGAACCTTTTTCCAGAGAAAACCTATTTAGACTATTCGCGGTTTGGGCCACTTTAAAAGGAATTACCTTACCCGATTGGAAACAAATCGAAGACACCCCAACACGCCGTATTAAGGGACGTTTTGATGCGCTTAGTAAAATTAGAAAGTTTAGAGAATCGATTCCAGATTGGTTAGACGAGCTTGGTGTTGCTGAACTTGGTGAAGAAACCTGGGAAAAAGAAATTGGTGCGCTAAATAAACAGGCGCCAGTTATTATTAGAGCCAACAAACTAAAAACAGATGCAACTGCACTAAAGAAAAAACTTAGTGAAGAAGGTTTCGAAACCATAAATCTTAAAGATTATCCAGACGCATTGCAATTGGTAGAACGCGCTAATATTTTTAAAACCGAAAGTTTTCAAAAAGGTTTATTCGAAGTTCAAGATGCATCTTCACAACTTGTAGCCGATTTTCTTGGCGTGCAACCTGGCGATCGTGTAGTAGATACTTGCGCTGGTGCTGGTGGAAAATCATTACATCTGGCTGCTTTAATGGAAAATAAAGGTCAGGTTATTGCTTTAGATATCTACGGAAACAAATTAAAAGAACTAAAACGTCGTGCTAAACGTGCCGGTGCCCATAATATTGAAACCCGTGCGATCGATACGAATAAAGTGATCAAAAAACTTCATGGGAAAGCCGATAAAGTTTTGATCGATGCACCTTGTAGCGGTCTTGGTGTCTTGAGCCGTAATCCAGATGCCAAATGGAAATTGGAACCGGAGTTTTTAGACCGCATTCGTAAAACGCAGCAGGAAATTATTCGCCAATACTCCAAAATCGTTAAAAATGGTGGTAGAATGGTTTATGCAACCTGTTCAGTTTTACCTTCAGAAAATCAAATGCAGGTAAAAGACTTTTTAGCTTCAGAAGAAGGAAAAGATTTCAAATTGATTGAAGATCAAAAAATCCTTTCTTCAGAAACTAGTTATGATGGTTTTTATATGGCATTATTAGAAAGAGCAAATTAA